AAGTGGTAGCCGAGCGTCTCCAGGTAGTCGAGGTTCTTGTGGAAGAACGGCAGCCACATCCCTTCCTTCTCGACCGAGCGGACCGTGAAGATGCAGATGTAGCAGCCCGGGAGCCTGAAGATCGTGTGGCCCGAGGGCGGAACGTGCGAGCGGTCGGCGACGAGCGGGCGCACGTCCTCCACCGCGAAGCGGTAAGGCAGGTAGTCACCGCGCCAGCCCACGACGTCGAACGGGTGCGTCGGGTGCACGCGCCGCGTATACACCTCGGCGACTTTCGAGATGATCTCGAACCGTCCGGATTCGTTTCGCGTGTCGAGCGTCCGAGGGTACTTGTAATCGCTCCGGCTGTGCGTGATGAACTGGCCCGTCGTCGGCGCCTCGGACTTCTCCGGGTCGCCGGCGAACGACTCGTAGACCCAGTAGTACTGCGGGCCCGCGGCCAGCTCGAACCGGTGGGTGATCCCCTTCGGGACGATCAGGAAGTCGCCCTTCTTGAACTCGATGGGGCCGAACATCGTCTCGAGCGTGCCGCCGCCCTGGTGGACGAAGAACACGAGGGTCGCGCCATGGTGCTCGAAGAAGTAGTCCATGGGCACGCGCGGCGCGGTGACGTGCATCGCCACCGTCGCGTTCGCGACGAGCCGCGCCATCCCGCGATAGACGTCGCGCGGCGCGTCCGGCGCCATGACGTTCAGGAGGTGGTGCGTGCCGCCGATGGGCCGGAGCGGCGAGTCCCACCGGGGCGCCCACGCGCGGCCGTCGAGCACGCGCGTTTCGTCCGCGAGCCAGTTGGTCGGCGGGTAGA
The Candidatus Methylomirabilota bacterium DNA segment above includes these coding regions:
- a CDS encoding homogentisate 1,2-dioxygenase, with amino-acid sequence YPPTNWLADETRVLDGRAWAPRWDSPLRPIGGTHHLLNVMAPDAPRDVYRGMARLVANATVAMHVTAPRVPMDYFFEHHGATLVFFVHQGGGTLETMFGPIEFKKGDFLIVPKGITHRFELAAGPQYYWVYESFAGDPEKSEAPTTGQFITHSRSDYKYPRTLDTRNESGRFEIISKVAEVYTRRVHPTHPFDVVGWRGDYLPYRFAVEDVRPLVADRSHVPPSGHTIFRLPGCYICIFTVRSVEKEGMWLPFFHKNLDYLETLGYHFGDFFSGGGVVREGMVTLHPVGLPHGPKPASLKAFLDGRNPGVHNEVGIMADLANPTEISEFALSLSRPDYMKAWDAYTTDPRFVHRPDRLAEVRALAERHADARDELRPKYPERE